In the genome of Candidatus Electrothrix rattekaaiensis, the window CAAATCGATTTTAAGGACCCAGAAATCACCGGTGACTCAAGTCTGCGCGTACATCTTGGGTATGCCAATGATCAGCTCCTTGCTGAGGATCTGGTACAGTTTTCGTTGTTTCCTGGAAAGGGGAGTCCGGCCTCTTACAGTATTCGCCCATTATTTGAACCGAGCCCCTTTAGTGCTGATGCCTATGTCAACACCTGGAAAGAGAGTATATCTGGTACCGGTGATTTCTCCGGGAAAAAGCTTGCCAGAGGAGATCAGTTTATTATCCGAAAAGCCGCTCCGAAGACGAAAAAAACGATCACATCCCCAGATGATCAGAAATTAGAGAAGATCTTCACGATCAGCTGCACTTATAAGGATTCCATAGCAGGTGAGAAGGATGTGGAGCAGGATTGTGAACGTTTTTTTCAGCGTATAGAATTTACTGAAAAATAAGGATTTCTCTCAATGCGGATGAATCCCGAGCCTCTCTTGGTTATTCCTGTTTTCATCCCCCATGAGGGCTGCCCCCATTGCTGTGTGTTTTGTAATCAGCGGAAGATTAGCGGGTTCACAGAAAAATCCGTGACAACCGAAGATGTACGGGCAACCGTACAGACTTGGCTTGACAGGGACGGCCCGGCTCAGCGCAAGGTTCAGGTTGCCTTTTACGGGGGGAGTTTTACCGGCTTGCCGCAGGCCCGACAGGAGGAGTTGCTTGGGGCGGTTGCGCCTTTTCTGGACCAGGGCAGGGTGCAGAGTCTTCGTTTATCCACCCGGCCTGATTATATTGATCAGAAACGCGTTGCCCTGTTGCGCCGCTACGGGGTCTCCACGGTGGAACTCGGGGTGCAGTCCATGAACGACCGGGTGCTGGCCCTGGCAAAGCGCGGCCACAGTGCTGCTGATGTAGATAGGTCTGTCCCTCTTCTCCGGCAAGCCAGGATGGAGGTCGGTATTCAGTTGCTGCTGGGCTTGTCGGGCGATACTCGGACGACGCTGCGACAAACCGTTGAGCAGGTCATCACCTTGCGCCCTGATTTTATCCGCATCTATCCTCTCCTGGTGGTGCAGCATAGCGAATTGGCAGAGCAATATAAGCAGGGAGAATATACGCCCTTCACCCTGGATAAGGCCGTGGTGCTGGCCACCTGGATGAAACAGCGTTTTGATCAGGCCGGTATTCGGGTGGTGCGCATGGGCTTGCAGGCCGGTCCAGAGCTGGAAGCCTCTTTGCTGGCTGGCCCTTGGCATCCGGCTTTTGGTGAGCTGGTGGCCTCCCGTTTGATGTTACGGCGGACGAGAAAGTTACTGGCGCAGGTTTCCTCTGAGAGGATGGTGGAAGTACGTATTAATGAACGGGATCAGTCGGTGTTTCGCGGGATGAGATCCGCCAATGTCAAGCGGCTGCAACAGCTTGGGCTTTGGCAGCGTATTGTCCTGAAAACAGATTCCGCCCTGCCGCGTGGTGCGGTGAGGGGCTAATATTTTGTTAATATTGACTTGCGCAGTATCATGTGAGCCGGGCAGCTGAAGGTCGGCAGAAAAACTGCCGGGGGAAGAAACACGGTTGTACCGATGCCGCCTCTTGACTTGTACATATTGTACTGTATAATTTTGTACAGGAGGAAATGCTATGGTTAAAGTTGCTTTATCAGAATTTCGGGCACACATGTCCAAGTATCTCATGTATGTTCTGGAGGGACAGGAAATCCTGCTTACTTCCCGAGGTAAGGAAATTGCCGAACTCAGACAGCCCGTCAACCGACAGGAGGCCGCCAGAGAGAAATTGGCCCGGATAGCCGCAACAGCCGAGACAGGCGACGTTATTTCTCCAGTTATTGATGATTTGGGAGCTGCCCGGTGATTATTCTGGATACCTGCGTCTTTATCTGGCTCGGACTTGAGCAGGAGAAGTTGACATCGGCTGCGATGTCGGCAATTCAATCAAACCGATCAGCAATATCCGATATAACTTTTCTGGAAATCGGCTATCTTGTTCGGAAGAACAGATTGAAGATCTCCTGCACTGCCTCCGACTTCGCAAATCTGGTTGTTGATGCGCATGATATCGAGGTAATATCAATTACACCTGAGATTGTGGAAACAGCCTTGGGTTTCCCTGAAGAAGTCAACAACGACCCTGCCGACAGGATTATAAGTGCCACTGCTGTCATCCATGAATCCCGCCTCGTCACTTCTGACAGGAATTTGCTGAAGGTCGAGCAAATTCCCACTGTTTGGTGAAACTCCGCATAGGGTTAAAACAAGGACTCAGGGCATCCAGTGCCCGTAATATGCTGGATATCCGACAGGGCAGCGAGGTGTGGCAAACGCGGTCATCGCGCTGCTGATGTTGCGCAGGCGGTACCTGTTCTTCGGGCAGGCCGGAATGGAGATCGGCATTCAGCTGATGCTGGGTTTGCCGGGTGACACCCGGACGACGCTGCGACAAACCGTTGAGCGGGTTATTGACCTGCGCCCTGATCTCCTTCGTATTTATCCTCTCCTGGTTGTGCAGCACAGCGAATTGGCAGCGCAATACAAGCGGGGAGAGTATACGCCGTTTACCTTGGATAAGGCCGTGGTGCTGGCCACCTGGATGAAACAGCGTTTTGATCAGGCCGGTATTCGGGTGGTGCGCATGGGCTTGCAGGCCGGTCCGGAGCTGGAAGCCTCTTTGCTGGCTGGCCCTTGGCATCCGGCTTTTGGTGAGCTGGTGGCCTCCCGTTTGATGTTGCGGAAGACGAGAAAGTTGCTGGCGCAGATTCCCTCCGAGGGTACGGTACAAGTACGTATAAACGAACGGGATCAATCCGTCTTTCGCGGAATGAAATCAGCCAATGTCAACCGGATGGGACAGCTGGGCCTTTGGCAGCGCATTGTCTTGAACACAGATTCCGCCTTGCCGCGCGGTACGGTTAGGATGCTTTCCTGACGGAACTATGATTACAGCAATCCGCAGTAAAAGCGGGAAAAGTGGTCTGGCCCGGTTTGCGTAAGAATGGTGCGGGGGCGGACAGTACCGGGGCTTCCGAGCTATCTATTTTCCTGCAATCGAAAACTGGCTGCAATCTTTTTCAGTATTGCCAGGACACCGGCATCCCTGCTGTAAGTACAAATTTGTTGCTGACTGACTGTCATGCAGGTTCCGTCCTCATCTTGGAATTGCCGGGGATTGATCCTTATCCAATTTGCCGAATCCTCCTCTTTACCAATCTGTTGCAGGTTAATAGTCCACATTCCTTCACCGGTTCCAGCAGATAAAGCTCCGGCAGTCTGATAAAGAAAGTCGTCTATAAGCTCCCACTCTGTCGGATAGGTAAAGAGAAAGCCGGACTTCGGGTTATTATACTCCTGCCATGCCGCTGGATTCTTATCTGTTCCTGAGTCAGCCAGCAGGAGGGAAGGGTTGAAGAAAAAAGAACAAACTGCTACTGTAAGCAAGGCGCGACCAAAAAATAATGTTGACTTGTTCATCAGAAACCTCTTTGTTTCGTTGCGCTAGTTATGCTGTTATGCTGTTATGAAGGGATATATGATCCATGTAATGAATCCCATTGTACCCTGAAAGTCAACAGGAAATCTGTCCCTTTTTCCTACCTCCTAAACTCCTCCCGCTTCAGCCCATACTTCCGCATTAATTTATGCAGCTGCCGGGTGCTGACTCCGGCAGCCTCCGCGCTTCGGTTGATTTTTCCCTTCTTGCTGCTCAATACCTCCTTGAGGTAACAACGCTCAATCTCCTCAATTCCCCGCCTTCGTACTTCCGCTAGCGGAAGCATGGTGTCCATCTGGATTCGTGTCAGGGTGTCATCGTACACAAAGAGTTCTGCCGGAAAACTGTCCGGCAATAAAAGAGAAGACCGTTCAATGATGCAGGATCGTTCAATGATATTTTCCAGCTCACGGATATTTCCCGGCCAGGAGTATTTGAGAAAGGCATCAATAACCTGGGGATGGATATCAACAATCTCTTTTGCATACAAACGGTTGAATCGGCGGATAAAGCCCTCGGTCAAGCCGGGAATATCCTCTTTCCGGTCGCGCAGGGGCGGCAGTTCAATGGGAAAGACATTCAGGCGATAATAGAGATCGTTGCGGAATTTTTTTTCTTCACAGAGTTGTTTGAGATCTTCATTGGTTGCCGCGATAACCCGGACATTTACTCTGGTGTCCTGTTCACTGCCGACCCGTTGCAGTAAACCATCCTGAAGCACTTGGAGCAGTTTTATCTGGGCAGACGGTGTGATGGTGCCAATCTCATCAAGAAAGATCGTGCCGCTATTGGCCACCTCGAATCGACCCTGTTTTTTTTTTATCGCACCGGTAAAAGCACCTTTCTCATGACCGAAAAGCTCACTCTCCAGCAGGGTATCGGGTATTGCCCCGCAATGGACACTGATAAAGGGTTCATCCCGTCTGTTACTGTGTTTATGGATAAGCCCGGCCAGTACCCCTTTGCCTGTCCCGGTCTCGCCTGTGAGCAGCACCGTGCTCTTGGTAGGTGCCACAGCACGGACATCTTCAAACACCTTATTCATGGCCGGGCATTCAGTATGGACAAAAGGAGCTGAGTCCCGATCCCAGAACTGATCACGGAGATAGTCAAGCTCGGACTGAACCTGCTGAGAATCCTTCAGGTTGTTGATGATCAGGCGAATTTCATCGGCAATGACAGGGTACATAAGATAATCGCTGGCCCCCTGTTTTACCGTGGAGACAGCCTCTCGCAGCATTTCCTGAGAGGTCATGACCACGATATCCAGACTCGGGTACCGGAGCCAAAAGGGTTGCAATACCGCCTTGTAACCGCTTGCATTATTTTGAGCTGTGCGCCGGAGGATTTCCATGTCGACAAAGAGAAACTCACAGCGATGGGTGTTCAAGATGCTTAACGCCTCAACTAAAGACGAGCAGGCAAAGATGCCTGCCTTTTCAATGCAGCTTTTTTCAAACACTGTCAAGACCTCATGGTCTCGACTTACAAGTAAAAAATTACGCATGATTCACCATGAGAACATGAACTTCAAGTTCTTATTTTTTAATAGTAGGAACTGAAGATTCTCAATATCTTGCTGACGCTTGATATGCAAGCGTTAATTTTCATTTCCTTGCTTTTTTTACATGTACAGGTGTCCAGGATCGGGGATGTATAGGAACCTTGAGTTCTTATTGTTGACGGATGATTTTTTTATTTCCTTTTGTAACGGCATGTTGACTGTTGGCACAGTGCTTGCTTAATAATAGATTAGGAATCTATTTTATTTGCTGAGGAGGCATTATGAAAATTAAGAGATGTCCCGCCTGTGGTGGAAGAATCAATATCTATTACGACCATGAGCCCGGTGACGAGGTTTACTGTGAGGATTGTGAAAAAGAATTTCAGTTGTTAAGGGTTGATCCTATCGTGTTGGAAGCCTTTGATCATGATGAAGAATTTTATTTTGAAGAGGACGAATATTAACCCGGAGGGTTACGCTCAGCAACTTTCTTCAAGAGGGGGAAGTATGAGGAGTATTACTGTGACCGGAGTGCTTGTTGCCGATCAGTGGGAAGCTGACGGCAACATTGCCGATTTGGCTTTATTGACCGATGACGAGGAAAAATATCTCATCAGTCCTGGGGAGTTTGGCGAGGATTTTAACGCAGTGCTTCGGAAAAAAATTGAAATACAAGGGGTGCTGACGACCGGGGACCAGGAAAGGAGAATCCGTGTTCTGGATTATCGTCCTGTTGTCCCGACAACGAGCTGGGCGTAAAACTTGTCATAAGGAGCTACGGGCTCAAGCAGAAGAATTTTGAGGATCAGAATCAGGGACTGTACTGCTTCGGCATGGCGGTTCTTTTTGGGAACTTGTCGAAGCAGTACGTATTCTTCGTTTTTTGAGGGAGTTAAAGCGAGATCTCTTCCAAGGAAAAAGCCCTTCCGTTAAGTTGCTGTGCTACCTGCTTATTCAGTAACTAATTTGTACAGTTTAGCGTCTTTATAGAGAGAATCCAGCAGTTTTATAAACAGATCAGCATCCATGTTGCATTGCGTAGAAAACATTTCTTCGTATGCGATCAGGTCTCTTCGTTTGAGCACCGCGTCAGCATCCAGATTAAAGACATCCATCTGCCAGTCTGGGAATCCTCTTTTTACCACCTCTGTGTCGACAATCCGAGTGATTCGTGCATGGCGAGGATCCTGTTCAAGAACGGTCATGAGTTTTTCCAGGTTCTCCTGCATGCCTTCGAGTACCTGGAGAAAATTACCGTTATGATAGAACAGCACACCGGTAATGCCGAGATCGGGGTTGTTTTTGACGGATGATTTTTGGATCTTTATAAGATCTCTTCCGATATCCTTGTCCTTCCCGGTGTAGTCACTTATGTAAATTATCAGATGCATGAGTTCGTTATTCCAGGAATTGTTATTTTTTGATTTGAGTAGTAAACGATCAACACCTTCATGGTCATCTCCCTCCTGCTCATTTTTGTTTTTGTTAAGGCTCATGATGTTCTGAACCGGATATGAAAAAGGATAGAGAAGAAATGAAGAGGTTGCAACCGGTTTTTCCTTTTTTCTTTCTTACCCCACCGCAACCGCTTCAAGCTCACTGCCGTCCGTGAGCAGCAGATAGGATTTCAGGTTGCGCAGCCCCTGGATTTCTTCAAGGCGTAAATACTCTTCAACCTGTCTGATACCTTCTTCCTTTTTTTTTCGCCAAGCTCGGTTCCCGTCTTTCTTTTTACAGTATTTCAGCTCAAACAAAAATTGATGGTTAGCCTTGATCGGGTTTCGTTCCAACAGCAGGATATCCGGATAGCGCTTGTTCATTTCAGGCTCGCTTTTGATATAATAGGCTTTGGACTGATAGAGCAGGGTCAGCACGATCACCTTGATATGTTTTTCATCCATGTTCATGAAATCACGATTGGACAAAAGAGATAAAACCGTTTTTATCTCAACGGTCAGAGGGACGATATCTCCTTGCAGAGCCAGCTCTCTGACCGCCTTTTTCAGCCTGCCGCTGTTAATGGATATCTGCGAACGCTGCTCCAGTTCAACCTTGAAATACTCGAAATAGAGGCGCATGATAACATGATTCGGGACAGTAAAGGCGGTCTCTTCCAAATCAGCTTCCAGGATGGTGATAAACCCCATAGAGAAGAGCAGGGTGATGAAATCATCGCGGTCGAATTTTTTTATAATATCAATCTTGTCTTTATACTCTGCCGTCACCCGGCCAACAGAGAGCAGCCGCTCAAGCACTCGGTAGTTGCGTTCACAGTCTCCGATGGAGAAAAACTGAATAATCTTGCTGTAATCC includes:
- a CDS encoding radical SAM protein translates to MRMNPEPLLVIPVFIPHEGCPHCCVFCNQRKISGFTEKSVTTEDVRATVQTWLDRDGPAQRKVQVAFYGGSFTGLPQARQEELLGAVAPFLDQGRVQSLRLSTRPDYIDQKRVALLRRYGVSTVELGVQSMNDRVLALAKRGHSAADVDRSVPLLRQARMEVGIQLLLGLSGDTRTTLRQTVEQVITLRPDFIRIYPLLVVQHSELAEQYKQGEYTPFTLDKAVVLATWMKQRFDQAGIRVVRMGLQAGPELEASLLAGPWHPAFGELVASRLMLRRTRKLLAQVSSERMVEVRINERDQSVFRGMRSANVKRLQQLGLWQRIVLKTDSALPRGAVRG
- a CDS encoding type II toxin-antitoxin system prevent-host-death family antitoxin, with product MVKVALSEFRAHMSKYLMYVLEGQEILLTSRGKEIAELRQPVNRQEAAREKLARIAATAETGDVISPVIDDLGAAR
- a CDS encoding type II toxin-antitoxin system VapC family toxin: MIILDTCVFIWLGLEQEKLTSAAMSAIQSNRSAISDITFLEIGYLVRKNRLKISCTASDFANLVVDAHDIEVISITPEIVETALGFPEEVNNDPADRIISATAVIHESRLVTSDRNLLKVEQIPTVW
- a CDS encoding sigma-54 dependent transcriptional regulator codes for the protein MRNFLLVSRDHEVLTVFEKSCIEKAGIFACSSLVEALSILNTHRCEFLFVDMEILRRTAQNNASGYKAVLQPFWLRYPSLDIVVMTSQEMLREAVSTVKQGASDYLMYPVIADEIRLIINNLKDSQQVQSELDYLRDQFWDRDSAPFVHTECPAMNKVFEDVRAVAPTKSTVLLTGETGTGKGVLAGLIHKHSNRRDEPFISVHCGAIPDTLLESELFGHEKGAFTGAIKKKQGRFEVANSGTIFLDEIGTITPSAQIKLLQVLQDGLLQRVGSEQDTRVNVRVIAATNEDLKQLCEEKKFRNDLYYRLNVFPIELPPLRDRKEDIPGLTEGFIRRFNRLYAKEIVDIHPQVIDAFLKYSWPGNIRELENIIERSCIIERSSLLLPDSFPAELFVYDDTLTRIQMDTMLPLAEVRRRGIEEIERCYLKEVLSSKKGKINRSAEAAGVSTRQLHKLMRKYGLKREEFRR
- a CDS encoding BLUF domain-containing protein, encoding MSLNKNKNEQEGDDHEGVDRLLLKSKNNNSWNNELMHLIIYISDYTGKDKDIGRDLIKIQKSSVKNNPDLGITGVLFYHNGNFLQVLEGMQENLEKLMTVLEQDPRHARITRIVDTEVVKRGFPDWQMDVFNLDADAVLKRRDLIAYEEMFSTQCNMDADLFIKLLDSLYKDAKLYKLVTE